The following proteins are encoded in a genomic region of Magnolia sinica isolate HGM2019 chromosome 1, MsV1, whole genome shotgun sequence:
- the LOC131220659 gene encoding protein POLYCHOME-like has translation MPEARDGLPVGRTGPGDRPQGFRIRRGFYVAAAPVGPRDRQARNLFGSPSDNKENIPQESSSSQRRRGRPRKSPLPSWYPRTPLRDITAVVHAIERRRARLRAAAELRRRNQESADSSPFPLLTSRSRQELSISEQIPPPIQDQDPLLDISDSSLDLTDTIEKSPRPVEHPLGISPDINKTATYDLNPTTVEKKCQDSIDQIQRFVMESMQPVAKMNVLTKKKPERSTLMSMR, from the exons ATGCCAGAAGCCAGAGATGGACTGCCCGTTGGCAGGACTGGGCCTGGAGATCGACCACAGGGTTTCCGGATCCGACGCGGGTTCTATGTCGCTGCAGCTCCTGTGGGGCCGAGAGACAGGCAGGCCAGGAACCTGTTCGGATCGCCATCGGATAACAAGGAGAATATCCCACAGGAGAGTTCGAGTTCGCAGCGTCGCCGGGGCCGCCCGAGGAAAAGCCCATTGCCGTCTTGGTATCCTCGCACGCCCCTGCGTGACATCACTGCAGTTGTTCAT GCGATTGAGAGGAGAAGGGCTCGTCTGAGAGCAGCTGCTGAGCTTCGCCGGAGAAACCAAGAAAGTGCAGACTCCTCTCCCTTCCCTTTACTCACCAGTCGTTCAAGACAGGAATTGAGTATTTCCGAACAGATTCCCCCTCCCATTCAAGACCAAGACCCGCTACTTGACATTTCTGATTCTTCCCTTGATCTAACAGATACAATTGAAAAATCCCCACGGCCTGTTGAACACCCCCTTGGAATCTCCCCGGATATCAACAAAACAGCCACCTATGACTTGAACCCAACCACTGTCGAGAAGAAATGCCAGGATTCGATCGATCAAATTCAAAGGTTTGTGATGGAAAGTATGCAGCCGGTGGCTAAGATGAATGTGCTAACAAAGAAGAAACCGGAGAGGAGCACGTTGATGTCGATGCGGTGA